In Toxoplasma gondii ME49 chromosome II, whole genome shotgun sequence, the genomic stretch TCCGCTTAGATCTGCGGCGAATGCTGCGTCGTCCGCGAGAGAAATCGCAACTGCTGCAGCGTCTTCCATGAAGACGCTCATGCGACTTGTCAGCCGGCTTGTTTCACCCGTAACTTGGCGCACGACGCCGAGAGTGCACAGCGAAATTTCTTCATTGGCGCAGTCCAAGCTCAGAGTTCGACCCGCTCTTCTTGGCCCGGCATGTGTTTCCTGTGTCAGCGCCACGAGCCGCGACGAAGTTCCTGCGACTGCATCTGCGTTCCCCTCGCTTGCTTCTGAGTTGCCGACAGACTCGGAGGCCGCGCAGGTCCCCGCGAGAgcgccgagagaaacgctgTCTACACTGCTGGCGCTTCCGCAGCTGCTGAGGCGAGAGGCAACGCTGTCGGCGGTGACCCTGGACTGGCAGTTCAGGGAGAAGTACCCGACGGACGCTCGTCCTGCCTGCGCCGTCGCTACGGGGTCGGAGGCGCGAAGCAGTCCGTTCTGATGTccttccttctgtgtctcgaaACAGCCTCCCGTCGACCCGACCGCAGGCGCCGCCGACGTCGTGCGAGTAAGAAACGACTTCCGGCGCACGTAGGGGCCGGCAGAAGCCGTAGACGCCTCGCTGTTGCGAGTCCCAAGGGACGGCCTGAACGTTTCGGAACTCATTTCGTTGCTCGGAAAGTGGATTCTCGCTTCCGCGCCGTCGCCCATCGAACTGCTGGTCACTCTGAAGGAGTCCAGCGAGCTCCTAGCTGTCGCGCAAGACACACTCGCCGACCTGGCGTCCTCCACGGGAAGAAACCTCCTGCAAAGCAAGCCGGAAGAGGCGCTGCGTCTTTCCACCGAAGACTCCTCCCTGGAGAACGCCGTTTCCTGGACGCATTCGTCGGCAGCCAGCGAGGCGGCCTGCGCCGCACGCAGTGCCATGTCAGCCGCGTGTTCTGTGACAATTTCGCGAGTTCTCGGGGTGGACTGTAGAGAGTAAAAGCGCGAAGGTGCGATACTTTGTTGAGGGAAAGACGCGACACCCGCGGAAGACGCATACTCAAAGTGGCACTCTTCGCCTTGACCCGCAGTCAACGCCCGGCGGCGCCTATCCTGCACGAGCGCCGAGGCGGGTGCGATCCGAGCTACGAGGGCCAtgagtcgagaagaagacagaaattTTCACGGCAAAAAGACACGATCGGCCGTGGAAGCAGCGCGGAGCGAAACACCGAAACTCCCTCGAGACACACGAAAAAACACCGTGAAATTCCAGACAACACTCGAGACAACAACAGAAACTGAGCGCGCGCCGGGACGAGGAGCGCTAGCTAGCCTGGGTCGTGCGCACAAGCGCGTTGTAGCTTgagcagaaaagaggaaatgACAAAGTCACAGGCTTGTCACAAGAgacgagcgaagaagaaggcgaagagatTCAAACAAAGAAGTGGCTACAATAAAGGAGGAAGGTGCGCAGAAACCGCGCTGCTCGGCTGTTGCGCCACCCACAGGCTGCACAGGTGAAACAGCGGAACCGGGAACATCGACCGCGCGAGCTTCAGGAAACAAGGTGGGGCAGCGCCTCTTTCCAGAACGAAAGATAGGAAAGCGAATGTTTCACTCGCAGGCCCGCGAGGACAGGTCTTCGAAAATGTTGGGGTTTGGCGTGACTTCCCGAAAAATGAGGCAAACGGACCTCTGTGTGTTGAAGTCTCCGTGTTTCCTATAACGGTCCCGTCCTCAcaccttgtcttttttcgaaGGTCCTCCAGCTAGAAAACACAGCGCAAGAACAGGGCCTGGACTCTTACTCGACACAAAACGACTGCACTTCATCCTTTCTTGAGAGAGCGGATCCACGCTCTTCTGGAACACAGTTCTGACGCTCTGTTTTGTGTGCGTTGCCAACCACGTTTCTTCAAGGAAattctctccgttttccacGCTATCTGGGTGCCCTGTGGCGGTTGTGTTTCGAGGAACTGACTTTCATAAAGCACAAAATGGAGAGAGTTCAGTTTCCTTTTGAAAACCATCGTGTCGGACTATCGGTTGCCCTCTAGGTTCAATATGGACAAAGTCCCTGCTACCACACTCGTaaccagagagagagacagagaaaacagactcAGATGCTCGACAGCGAGCAGAGCCATCGTACTGGGAGAAAGCATCTCTGAGAAGTCCTATACGCTTTTTCTGGCGCTTCGACACCACACAAAGCTGCGCTGCAGCTTGAGATGGTGAACGTATCGTGTTTTCTCCGGATCCCAGGTTTCTTGTGCTCTTCTAAGACTGGGTCTCACGCCGCTTGTCCAGCGCCAGTGGCAGCATCTGCGCATGACGTGTTAAGTTCGGCGGAGGCTCCCACCGCAGTCTCTCGAACGTTTCATGCCGGCTTGGTGCCGAGGACGTAACTTCTTGTGAGAGCCGCCGGCTGCAAGGCGGATGTGGAGTGTGGCAGAAAGAGGTggaaacaaaaagaaaggcGCGTTCTGCGCTTGAGGCGACTCTCTACTGgcgggaggagaggcgcgtCAAAAAATAGGGAGAGCCGCAAGagagcttcttcgctgtcagCTACAGAGTCGCGGCGTTCTGCATTCCGACCATGCGCGAGGTTTGAAGAAGTGGAGCATCAGTCGGCAGGGAGGTGCGCCAGACAGGACAAAGTGCACCAAAGTGGACCACCGTGTGTTCAcaagagagtggagagaaaggggggTTTGGTGAAAACGAAACACAATTTTTGACACAAAAATCGGTCTCCTACTCTACGCTTCTCCCactttccgtttcttcttgccgCGACGATCTTCGCTGTCCCGAACAAAGTCCCCAAAGACGTTCTCCATCGCGAGAGGGCTCTCCTCGATGTGCAGCTTGTCCAGTCGCTCCTGCAACCAAGCACAGCACAgaccttcttctgtttctctgcctctcgaaAAAACACGGTTCACCGCTCAAAAGAAACTCGGGATCTTCGAACAGCACCGTgctcgtctccctttctaACGCAGTTCTTTTGACGCAGTTCTTTAAACGCGCGTTTTTTACAcatttcttctccgctcgGCTTCGACCGGCCATCGGCGGAGGTTCTtcacggagaaaaacggcgCTTTTGGAGAGAACCCCCAAGTGTCTCCGTGAACGTCCACAGGTTTTGAAAGCGCCGCAACCTGTTTTGCGTCCCACACGCCTTTGCTGCCGAAGTTTGTGCAGCGACGCCGACACAGGTGAAACAAGTGCAGTGGACAGGCGCCTGCGAGAGCTGACGGGAGTGCCCcagcaaagagaggaaacggatgGAAAAGAACGAACGTCGCTGAACTCTGTGGCGTGAGGACGCGCTCTGCACGCGCGTTTATGCGGTGCCCCCTTCGCTTTATGTGATCGCTTTATGCTGAAGTCTCTAAACCTTGGTAGAGCACGAACATATGGAACTCCGTTTTGCCGGAATCGGGACTGGACTGCCTGTaacgtctttcttctctttagGAGGAAACCTGGAATGCTCAGAAACTTCAACTGGACGTACCGTGCGTTTTTCCTTAGCCTGAACTCGCTGGGCGTAGGACTGGGCGCGACCCATGCGCTGAAGA encodes the following:
- a CDS encoding hypothetical protein (encoded by transcript TGME49_221990) produces the protein MALVARIAPASALVQDRRRRALTAGQGEECHFEYASSAGVASFPQQSIAPSRFYSLQSTPRTREIVTEHAADMALRAAQAASLAADECVQETAFSREESSVERRSASSGLLCRRFLPVEDARSASVSCATARSSLDSFRVTSSSMGDGAEARIHFPSNEMSSETFRPSLGTRNSEASTASAGPYVRRKSFLTRTTSAAPAVGSTGGCFETQKEGHQNGLLRASDPVATAQAGRASVGYFSLNCQSRVTADSVASRLSSCGSASSVDSVSLGALAGTCAASESVGNSEASEGNADAVAGTSSRLVALTQETHAGPRRAGRTLSLDCANEEISLCTLGVVRQVTGETSRLTSRMSVFMEDAAAVAISLADDAAFAADLSGNSAESNTTKDPTDPPAKAARLLPRHASMPALMPADEHQLKVSKESMPPTLTPQDLLKLQRAAKKNFNSRTFLSGATLKSLLKAPEEKQSTTPAQSPVAKSQNSFASRAAQAARDAAAAAPSGNFSRVLSLPEETDSGVSFFVMEKSEEGDDGKQKGRRRRRLVILEDEDEIDILTASAYYARRGFATPCRDVGDRFRVFLQRMAKLCW